Proteins encoded within one genomic window of Flavobacterium sp. NG2:
- a CDS encoding c-type cytochrome, translating to MKKILLLSLVLLSFACKNKEAEPFGKQEITIDSEGMPASNQKPEELGEVIFNGKGNCTACHKVETKLIGPSVQEIAKIYKDKNSDIIKFLKGEGEPIVDPSQYEVMKANFAITKAMSDEELKALEAYIYSR from the coding sequence ATGAAAAAAATACTCCTACTTAGTTTAGTACTTCTCAGTTTTGCTTGTAAAAATAAAGAAGCAGAACCTTTTGGAAAACAAGAAATAACAATTGATTCAGAAGGAATGCCAGCGTCTAATCAAAAACCCGAAGAGTTAGGAGAGGTTATTTTCAATGGCAAAGGTAATTGCACTGCTTGTCATAAAGTCGAGACCAAATTGATTGGGCCAAGTGTTCAAGAAATTGCCAAAATCTATAAAGATAAAAACAGCGACATCATCAAATTCCTAAAAGGTGAAGGAGAACCTATTGTAGATCCAAGTCAATACGAAGTGATGAAAGCAAATTTTGCGATTACTAAAGCGATGAGTGACGAAGAGTTAAAAGCTTTGGAGGCGTATATATATAGCAGATAA
- a CDS encoding serine hydrolase — protein MKRIVKFSILTIAFILIYFGWTTYPKLDLISGFSSKNVASAYFIDNRSLEQIEAEDNDIDLVRFATNSIYGKDQYSTASVFGIRKRKTIYHEGLGATLINDDFDTNKPYLVPKRLPSKPGFYPYGDLKPRDTVFTNINYQTLNTAVKNAFDIGDQKHKRTRAVVVIYKDKIVAEKYASGFNEKSKLLGWSMTKSVTSAIFGVLAKQGKFDIYKPAPIPEWQRDSRKYITTHNLLQMNSGLAWVENYKTICDVTRMLFQSKDMGKVQLHKLATYNPNTHWNYSSGTTNLLAKILRGEFKNHQDYLDFWYTNLIDKIGMHSMLIETDMTGNYVGSSYGWATARDWGKFGLLYLHQGNWNGEQILDSTWVDYSKTPTATSKNGYGAHFWLNAGGKFPDVPRDMYYCSGFQGQMIAIIPSKELVIVRLGLKGDEGFDFNLFLKEIVASIKK, from the coding sequence ATGAAAAGAATAGTCAAATTTTCAATCTTAACAATAGCCTTTATTCTAATTTATTTTGGATGGACTACCTATCCCAAATTAGATTTAATATCTGGTTTTTCGTCCAAAAATGTTGCTTCGGCCTATTTTATTGACAATCGTTCACTAGAACAAATTGAAGCTGAAGATAATGATATTGACCTAGTAAGATTTGCAACCAATAGTATTTATGGAAAAGATCAATATTCTACAGCATCCGTTTTTGGCATAAGAAAACGAAAAACAATTTACCACGAAGGCCTTGGAGCTACTTTAATCAACGATGATTTTGATACTAACAAACCATATTTAGTTCCAAAACGATTGCCCTCAAAACCAGGTTTCTACCCCTATGGTGACCTTAAGCCCCGAGATACAGTTTTTACCAATATTAATTATCAAACATTAAATACAGCTGTCAAAAATGCCTTTGACATTGGCGACCAAAAACACAAAAGAACTCGCGCTGTTGTCGTCATTTATAAGGACAAAATTGTAGCAGAAAAATACGCTTCTGGTTTTAATGAAAAGAGCAAACTTTTAGGTTGGTCTATGACCAAAAGCGTTACGAGTGCGATTTTTGGTGTCTTGGCAAAACAAGGAAAATTTGATATCTACAAACCTGCCCCTATTCCCGAATGGCAACGAGACAGCCGAAAATACATTACAACTCACAATTTACTCCAGATGAATTCAGGCTTAGCCTGGGTCGAAAATTACAAAACCATTTGTGATGTTACTCGAATGCTTTTTCAATCCAAAGACATGGGAAAAGTACAACTGCACAAACTTGCCACTTACAACCCCAACACCCACTGGAATTATTCCTCGGGAACCACCAATTTATTAGCCAAAATTTTGCGTGGCGAATTCAAAAATCACCAAGACTATTTGGATTTTTGGTACACTAATCTCATCGACAAAATAGGCATGCACTCGATGCTGATTGAAACCGATATGACTGGAAATTATGTAGGCTCATCTTACGGATGGGCAACTGCTAGGGATTGGGGGAAATTTGGGTTACTGTATTTACATCAAGGGAATTGGAATGGCGAACAAATTCTTGATTCAACTTGGGTCGATTATTCTAAAACACCCACTGCTACTTCCAAAAACGGATATGGTGCCCATTTTTGGCTGAATGCTGGAGGTAAATTCCCAGATGTTCCTCGAGATATGTATTACTGTAGCGGGTTTCAAGGTCAAATGATTGCTATTATTCCATCAAAAGAATTGGTCATTGTTCGCTTGGGATTGAAAGGTGACGAAGGTTTTGATTTTAATTTGTTTTTGAAAGAGATTGTGGCGAGTATTAAAAAATAA
- a CDS encoding cysteine desulfurase, translated as MLDIQKIRADFPILSQKVNGKPLVYFDNGATSQKPQVVIDAITQYYQEINANIHRGVHTLSQLATDAYEVARGKVKAHINAEHAHEVLFTSGTTFGINLVANGFASILKPGDEVVVSSLEHHSNIVPWQMLCEKTGATLRVIPMNEDGELIMAEYDKLLSDKTKIVTVNHISNALGTVNPVKYMIEKAHEVGAAILIDGAQAVPHIKPDVQALDCDFYVFSGHKMCGPTGTGILYGKEAWLNKLPPYQGGGEMIKEVSFEKTTYADLPHKFEAGTPNIAGGIVLGTAIDYMNSVGFENIQKQELELLEYATKRLLEIEGLRIYGTSKNKTSVISFNIAGIHPYDIGSIIDKLGIAVRTGHHCAQPIMQFFDIPGTIRASFSFYNTKEEIDSLVEGVKKAQMMLS; from the coding sequence ATGTTAGACATACAAAAAATAAGAGCCGATTTTCCTATTCTCTCTCAAAAAGTAAACGGAAAACCTTTAGTATATTTCGATAACGGAGCAACCTCTCAAAAACCACAAGTGGTAATTGATGCAATAACTCAATATTACCAAGAAATTAATGCCAATATTCATCGTGGAGTACATACCCTAAGCCAGTTGGCTACAGATGCCTATGAAGTAGCGCGTGGCAAAGTAAAAGCACATATCAATGCGGAACATGCACATGAAGTGTTGTTTACTTCAGGTACCACTTTCGGAATTAATTTGGTTGCCAATGGTTTTGCTTCTATTTTAAAGCCAGGTGATGAGGTGGTCGTTTCTTCATTGGAACATCATAGTAATATTGTGCCTTGGCAAATGCTTTGCGAAAAAACAGGAGCTACTCTAAGAGTCATTCCGATGAATGAAGACGGGGAATTGATTATGGCGGAATACGATAAATTGTTATCGGATAAAACAAAAATCGTTACCGTGAATCATATTTCAAATGCTTTAGGAACAGTCAATCCTGTGAAATACATGATTGAAAAAGCGCATGAAGTAGGAGCAGCTATTTTGATTGATGGCGCGCAAGCCGTACCGCATATCAAACCTGATGTTCAAGCTTTGGATTGTGATTTTTATGTGTTCTCTGGTCATAAAATGTGTGGTCCTACAGGAACTGGAATTTTATACGGAAAAGAAGCATGGTTGAATAAACTACCGCCTTATCAAGGAGGAGGGGAGATGATTAAGGAAGTCTCTTTCGAAAAAACAACTTATGCTGATTTGCCCCATAAGTTTGAAGCGGGAACGCCTAATATTGCCGGTGGAATCGTTTTAGGTACGGCAATTGATTATATGAATTCTGTAGGTTTTGAGAACATTCAAAAACAAGAATTGGAGTTATTGGAATATGCTACCAAACGTTTATTAGAAATTGAAGGATTGCGTATTTATGGAACATCCAAAAATAAAACATCCGTAATTTCATTTAATATCGCAGGGATTCATCCGTATGACATTGGTTCCATTATTGATAAATTAGGGATTGCTGTTCGTACCGGACATCATTGTGCACAACCGATAATGCAGTTTTTTGATATTCCAGGAACCATTCGTGCTTCTTTCTCTTTTTATAATACCAAAGAAGAAATAGATAGTTTGGTAGAAGGGGTGAAGAAAGCCCAGATGATGTTGTCATAA
- a CDS encoding SufE family protein, with amino-acid sequence MTIKAIQDEIVDEFSMFDDWMERYEYIIELGKKLPLIKEEYKTEDNLIKGCQSKVWLKGEQNEDAIVFTADSDAILTKGIIAILIRVFSNQKAADIIDADMSFIDEIGLKEHLSPTRANGLVSMIKNIKMYAIAFNAKA; translated from the coding sequence ATGACAATTAAAGCAATACAAGACGAAATAGTAGATGAGTTTTCGATGTTTGATGACTGGATGGAGCGTTACGAATACATCATCGAATTGGGTAAAAAATTACCCCTCATCAAAGAAGAATATAAAACCGAAGATAATCTAATCAAAGGCTGTCAATCCAAAGTGTGGTTGAAAGGAGAGCAAAATGAAGATGCCATCGTTTTCACTGCTGATAGCGATGCGATTTTAACCAAAGGGATCATAGCCATTTTAATCCGAGTATTCTCCAATCAAAAAGCAGCTGATATCATTGACGCTGACATGAGTTTTATTGACGAAATAGGGTTAAAAGAACATTTGTCTCCTACAAGAGCGAATGGATTGGTATCGATGATTAAAAACATTAAGATGTATGCTATAGCATTCAATGCTAAGGCTTGA
- a CDS encoding GxxExxY protein: MCITKSGLKDLVYELNGAAIEVHKSIGPGLLESVYHQCLKKELELRKINFVSELAIPLKYKGYELESKLRCDLFVENALVVELKSVSEMSSLFEAQLLTYMNLLKAPMGLLINFNVKNIYFEGQKTLVNELYRSIEE, encoded by the coding sequence ATGTGTATAACGAAAAGTGGGTTGAAAGATTTAGTTTATGAGTTGAACGGAGCCGCTATAGAAGTTCATAAAAGTATAGGCCCAGGCCTATTGGAATCTGTGTATCATCAATGTTTAAAAAAAGAACTTGAATTACGAAAAATAAATTTTGTCTCCGAATTAGCAATACCTTTAAAATATAAAGGGTATGAATTAGAGTCTAAGTTAAGGTGTGATTTATTTGTAGAAAACGCATTAGTAGTAGAATTGAAATCAGTTTCTGAAATGAGTTCACTTTTTGAAGCGCAATTACTAACTTATATGAACTTATTGAAAGCTCCAATGGGATTATTAATTAATTTTAATGTTAAAAATATTTATTTCGAAGGTCAAAAAACTTTAGTGAATGAATTATATAGAAGTATTGAAGAATAA
- a CDS encoding DUF59 domain-containing protein → MEQQIDTNELGESIVKVLKTIYDPEIPVDIYELGLIYDVMVSTDFDVKILMTLTSPNCPVAESLPREVEEKVKKIEHIRDAEVEITFDPPWSKDLMSEEAKLELGML, encoded by the coding sequence ATGGAACAACAAATAGACACAAACGAATTAGGAGAATCAATTGTAAAAGTTTTAAAAACGATTTACGACCCTGAGATTCCTGTGGATATATATGAATTAGGATTAATCTATGATGTCATGGTTAGTACGGATTTTGACGTGAAAATATTAATGACATTGACTTCTCCAAACTGCCCTGTGGCGGAGAGTTTGCCAAGAGAAGTAGAGGAAAAAGTGAAAAAAATTGAGCATATTAGAGATGCTGAGGTAGAAATCACTTTTGACCCACCATGGAGCAAAGACTTGATGAGTGAAGAAGCTAAATTAGAATTGGGAATGCTGTAA
- a CDS encoding DUF2480 family protein, which yields MDEIINKVAESKLEVFDLEDYYPKGIRAQIDISQWLIEGFLLKEKDFREALKNHDWSQYQDQLVAIHCSTDAIVPAWASILVAIQLAPFAKKIINGTLEDIEASLYEELLPKIDYAAYQDKSVIIKGCSRKPVPMRAYVLAAHYLQPFARSIMYGEACSAVPLFKAPKK from the coding sequence ATGGACGAAATAATAAATAAAGTAGCCGAGAGTAAATTAGAGGTTTTTGATTTGGAGGATTATTATCCAAAGGGAATTCGCGCTCAAATTGATATTTCACAATGGCTTATTGAAGGTTTTTTGTTAAAAGAAAAAGACTTTAGAGAAGCGCTTAAAAATCACGATTGGTCACAATACCAAGACCAGTTGGTTGCAATTCATTGCAGTACTGATGCAATTGTTCCGGCTTGGGCTTCTATTTTGGTAGCGATCCAATTGGCGCCATTTGCCAAGAAAATTATCAATGGTACTTTGGAAGATATCGAAGCTAGTTTGTATGAAGAGTTGCTTCCTAAAATTGATTATGCCGCTTATCAAGACAAATCAGTTATTATAAAAGGATGTTCGCGCAAGCCCGTTCCTATGCGTGCTTATGTTTTAGCGGCTCATTATTTACAGCCTTTTGCTCGTAGTATCATGTACGGTGAAGCTTGTTCTGCAGTGCCTTTATTCAAAGCACCCAAAAAGTAA
- a CDS encoding DUF3078 domain-containing protein, with product MKNILFSISLLLIFLSLQAQEKPKEDEKHWVKKGNISLLFNQSSYNKEWLGGGTSNVAGNFGLNYDFNYKKEAVVWDNKFIMAYGLSKIKGDSKMAKTDDRLELNSLWGKKASGQWYYSMFFNFKTQMDTGFDKTNTIRLSHFFSPAYFQFGPGMLWKKNDNLSVNFAPATGKLILVDNHFTELGPSFGVKQGDTSRFEFGASISAYYKFNLMTNVTFENRLNLYSNYLEDPQNVDVDYQLNVVMKINKYLTANIAVQAIYDDNSIQGVQVREVFGLGANYGF from the coding sequence ATGAAAAACATCTTATTTTCAATCAGTTTGCTTTTAATCTTTTTATCCTTACAAGCTCAGGAAAAACCAAAAGAAGATGAAAAGCATTGGGTCAAAAAAGGAAATATATCCTTGTTGTTTAATCAATCCTCATATAATAAAGAATGGTTAGGGGGGGGTACTTCAAATGTGGCAGGGAATTTTGGGCTTAATTACGATTTTAATTATAAAAAGGAAGCTGTTGTTTGGGATAACAAATTTATAATGGCATACGGATTAAGTAAAATCAAGGGTGATTCAAAAATGGCCAAGACAGATGATCGCTTGGAATTAAATTCGCTTTGGGGTAAAAAAGCTTCGGGGCAATGGTATTACTCGATGTTTTTTAATTTCAAAACTCAAATGGACACTGGATTTGATAAAACCAATACGATTCGTTTGTCTCATTTTTTCTCCCCGGCTTATTTTCAATTTGGTCCCGGAATGCTTTGGAAGAAAAATGATAATCTTAGTGTTAATTTTGCTCCAGCAACAGGTAAATTAATTCTAGTTGACAATCATTTTACCGAACTAGGTCCGTCCTTTGGTGTAAAGCAAGGTGATACCTCTAGATTTGAATTTGGTGCCAGTATCTCTGCTTACTATAAATTTAATTTGATGACCAATGTAACCTTTGAGAACCGACTGAATTTATACTCTAATTATCTGGAAGACCCACAAAATGTTGACGTTGATTATCAATTGAATGTGGTGATGAAAATCAATAAATACCTAACTGCTAATATTGCAGTTCAAGCGATATATGACGATAATTCAATACAAGGAGTACAGGTAAGAGAAGTTTTTGGCTTAGGAGCTAATTATGGATTCTAA
- a CDS encoding MFS transporter, whose product MIFFNITSPFKAKGEYKKSFKNAKASYLNRVRFAISMYYFGKGLCFSSFASRIPDLKTALNLSDAALGTILFAVPLGQLAIMGFSGKIVTRFGSNLVLLITTFLYVFSLSNIGLSTQAWHLGLALFAFGIFANITNIAVNTQGVYAEKLFKRTIMSSFHGMWSFAGFIGALIGLGMLALKLTPYQHFLIILLVVTTLIGFNYKYLIRAKEVLKDGKKKFFSKPDKNLLMLGVIGFCCMASEGVMFDWSGVYFKDIVKAPGPLVIIGYTSFMIMMATGRFLGDKIILKYGRKLILQISGVLISTGLFTAVLFPYIIPCAFAFMLVGIGVATVVPTLFSIAGKNPNLPPSESITIVSSVSFLGFLMGPPIIGYIAEAFGLRFSFAFIGVFGVLISFMVSKIKLIQEAT is encoded by the coding sequence TTGATTTTTTTCAATATCACTAGCCCATTTAAGGCCAAAGGAGAATACAAAAAGAGCTTCAAAAATGCTAAAGCTTCTTATCTCAACCGCGTGCGCTTTGCGATTTCGATGTATTATTTTGGAAAAGGACTTTGTTTTTCTTCTTTTGCCAGTCGAATTCCCGACCTTAAAACAGCACTTAACCTTAGTGATGCTGCTTTAGGAACTATTTTATTTGCCGTACCACTTGGTCAGTTGGCAATAATGGGTTTTTCAGGGAAAATTGTCACCCGTTTTGGGAGTAATTTAGTTTTACTAATCACTACTTTTTTATACGTATTTAGTCTCTCCAATATAGGTTTGTCAACGCAAGCTTGGCATTTAGGATTGGCGTTATTTGCCTTTGGAATTTTTGCTAATATTACCAACATTGCGGTAAATACTCAAGGTGTTTATGCCGAAAAGTTATTCAAACGCACCATCATGTCTTCGTTTCATGGGATGTGGAGTTTTGCAGGTTTTATTGGTGCTTTAATTGGCTTAGGAATGTTGGCCTTAAAATTGACCCCTTACCAACATTTTCTAATCATTTTACTTGTTGTTACCACGCTGATTGGTTTCAACTATAAGTACCTCATTCGCGCTAAAGAAGTCCTTAAAGACGGAAAGAAAAAGTTTTTCTCAAAACCCGACAAAAACTTATTAATGCTTGGGGTGATTGGCTTTTGTTGTATGGCAAGCGAAGGCGTAATGTTTGATTGGAGTGGCGTTTATTTTAAAGATATTGTCAAAGCCCCTGGTCCTTTGGTCATTATAGGATATACTTCATTCATGATAATGATGGCTACAGGACGATTTTTGGGAGATAAAATCATCCTGAAATATGGTCGAAAATTAATTCTTCAAATTAGTGGTGTTTTGATTTCTACTGGATTATTTACAGCGGTTTTATTTCCGTATATTATCCCTTGTGCTTTTGCATTTATGCTTGTTGGTATTGGTGTAGCTACGGTTGTTCCAACTCTTTTTAGCATTGCTGGCAAAAACCCTAATTTACCTCCTAGTGAGTCTATTACTATTGTTTCGAGTGTGAGTTTCTTAGGATTTTTAATGGGACCACCAATCATTGGTTATATCGCTGAGGCTTTTGGTCTTCGATTTTCGTTTGCTTTTATTGGGGTATTTGGGGTATTAATATCCTTTATGGTAAGCAAAATAAAATTAATACAAGAAGCTACTTAA
- a CDS encoding Gfo/Idh/MocA family oxidoreductase translates to MQKIKTALLSYGMSGKVFHAPFINLHPGFELLGSWERSSKLIQADYPEVKSYPSLESVLGSDADLVIVNTPTATHYEFAKKVLLAGKHAIVEKAFTTTVAEAEELKALAEENGLKLAVFQNRRWDSDFKTVKKILDEGSLGEIVEAEFHFDRYNPNLSPKQHKEVISSGSGILKDLGPHLIDQALCLFGLPKAVYANIRITREHSLVDDWMDVTLQYPNLTVRLKAGVFNREPIPSFILHGKTGSFLKTRGDVQEDLLKLDYKPNLDDWGTEASGNEGLLHTEIDGEIIRKKIPTLQGNYYDYFDGMYQAITQNTIEPVTAQEGIQVMQIIEAAIQSQAEKIIVSL, encoded by the coding sequence ATGCAAAAAATCAAAACAGCACTACTCTCTTACGGCATGTCGGGCAAGGTGTTTCATGCTCCTTTTATAAACTTACATCCTGGATTTGAACTTTTGGGTTCTTGGGAACGCAGTTCTAAATTAATCCAAGCCGATTATCCCGAAGTAAAAAGCTATCCGAGTCTTGAAAGCGTTCTTGGAAGTGATGCCGACTTGGTTATCGTCAACACGCCCACCGCTACTCATTATGAGTTTGCCAAAAAAGTATTGCTCGCAGGCAAACATGCTATTGTCGAAAAAGCGTTTACCACCACCGTTGCCGAAGCCGAAGAATTAAAGGCTTTGGCAGAAGAAAATGGACTAAAATTAGCTGTTTTCCAAAACCGTAGATGGGACAGCGATTTTAAAACTGTAAAAAAAATACTGGACGAAGGAAGCCTTGGTGAAATCGTAGAAGCCGAATTCCACTTTGACCGCTACAATCCAAATTTAAGTCCAAAACAACACAAAGAAGTCATAAGTTCTGGTTCTGGAATTTTGAAAGACCTAGGTCCACATTTGATTGATCAAGCGCTATGTTTGTTTGGATTACCAAAAGCGGTCTATGCTAACATTCGCATCACCAGAGAGCATTCGCTTGTTGATGATTGGATGGATGTGACGTTGCAATACCCAAATCTAACGGTTAGATTAAAAGCAGGTGTATTCAACCGCGAACCTATTCCTTCTTTTATTCTACACGGTAAGACAGGGTCGTTCTTAAAAACGCGTGGCGATGTTCAAGAAGACCTTTTGAAACTGGATTACAAACCTAATTTAGATGATTGGGGAACAGAAGCGAGTGGAAACGAAGGTTTACTACATACTGAAATTGATGGTGAAATTATTCGAAAAAAAATACCAACGCTTCAAGGGAACTACTACGATTATTTTGACGGTATGTACCAAGCCATCACCCAAAACACCATCGAACCCGTAACCGCACAAGAAGGAATCCAAGTCATGCAAATCATCGAAGCTGCCATTCAAAGTCAGGCAGAAAAGATAATCGTGTCATTGTAA
- the rseP gene encoding RIP metalloprotease RseP — protein sequence MDLFIKLSQFLLSLSLLIILHELGHFIPAKLFKTRVEKFYLFFDVKFSLLKKTIGGTEYGIGWLPLGGYVKISGMIDESMDKEQMALPPQPWEFRSKPAWQRLIIMLGGVTVNFILAFIIYIGMAFTYGDTYVAMSDLKDGLLIENPVLQKAGFQTGDNILAVDGEKITKFDNEINMKIIMGKKVLIERNGAEQTITMPNDFIDQLSKVEKGSLVSIRMPFVIGAVAPESENTALQPKDLILTLNGQKVKYFDEAKTILDNNKNKTITATVLRDQKEVPVPLKISAEGKIGVQVGGLGMDSLEKLGYYKVSKQEYGFLESIPVGIQKGKDQLVGYGKQLQMIFNPDTGAYKQVGGFKAIFDIFPSTWSWEVFWTITALLSIMLGVMNLLPIPALDGGHVLFLLYEMLSGKKPSDKFLENAQMVGFVLLISLLLFANGNDIYKAIIGR from the coding sequence ATGGATTTATTTATCAAGTTGTCTCAGTTTTTATTGAGCTTGTCATTACTTATTATTCTTCACGAACTAGGGCATTTTATTCCCGCTAAATTATTTAAAACCAGAGTCGAAAAATTCTATTTGTTTTTTGACGTTAAATTTTCACTTTTAAAGAAAACAATCGGAGGAACAGAATACGGAATCGGTTGGTTGCCACTAGGAGGTTATGTGAAAATCTCTGGGATGATTGACGAGAGTATGGACAAGGAGCAAATGGCTTTGCCGCCACAACCTTGGGAATTTCGCTCTAAGCCAGCTTGGCAACGTTTGATTATCATGTTAGGAGGGGTAACGGTAAACTTTATCTTGGCTTTTATTATTTATATCGGAATGGCGTTTACGTATGGAGATACTTATGTAGCGATGTCTGATTTAAAAGATGGTCTGTTGATTGAAAATCCCGTTTTGCAAAAAGCAGGTTTCCAAACAGGAGATAATATTTTGGCTGTCGATGGGGAGAAAATTACCAAGTTTGACAACGAAATCAACATGAAAATCATCATGGGTAAAAAAGTGCTTATCGAGAGAAACGGCGCTGAACAAACCATCACGATGCCAAATGACTTTATTGACCAATTATCCAAAGTAGAAAAAGGTTCTTTAGTGTCAATTCGTATGCCCTTTGTAATTGGTGCTGTAGCTCCAGAATCAGAGAATACCGCTTTGCAACCTAAAGATTTGATATTGACTTTGAACGGTCAAAAAGTGAAGTATTTTGATGAGGCCAAAACGATTTTGGACAACAATAAAAACAAAACCATTACAGCAACCGTTTTGCGTGACCAAAAAGAAGTTCCAGTTCCTTTAAAAATCAGTGCCGAAGGAAAAATTGGTGTGCAAGTGGGAGGTTTAGGAATGGACTCATTAGAGAAATTAGGCTACTATAAAGTAAGCAAACAAGAATACGGTTTCTTAGAATCTATTCCAGTGGGAATCCAAAAAGGAAAAGACCAGTTGGTAGGTTACGGAAAACAATTGCAAATGATTTTCAATCCTGATACAGGCGCTTACAAACAAGTAGGAGGATTTAAAGCCATATTTGATATTTTTCCAAGTACTTGGAGCTGGGAAGTGTTTTGGACAATCACGGCTTTGTTATCGATTATGCTTGGTGTAATGAACTTATTGCCTATTCCGGCTCTTGATGGTGGACATGTATTATTTTTATTATACGAAATGCTAAGTGGCAAAAAACCGTCGGACAAATTCCTAGAGAATGCACAAATGGTTGGTTTTGTTTTACTTATATCACTCTTACTATTTGCTAACGGAAACGATATTTACAAGGCAATAATTGGGAGATAA
- a CDS encoding site-specific integrase, with the protein MTTENFNILFVQAKNRTNKKNQSPLYCRITLNGIRKQFSTGIHIESIYWNSKKQFVLKTHKTASLYNSLLDNIKSKINNAYGVLKLEDNVFTIQDILDKYLGKEIKKKENILYYYKQYLLKIKKLVGLELKDSTYNKFVYVGNHLEAFLKWKFRKTDFPLDELGLQFLDDFEYYLKTEKKQSQITINKTIQRFRTPIKQAISEGYLDRDPFILHKPKTVRKTVIFLSTAELKTFEEAIMSQKRLSFVQDLFIFCCYTGLAYNEMANLRKQHIQIGFDGMNWIQMMREKTQGQISIPILPKAQEIIEKYTSDNNRIFPTISNQKFNSYLKEIADISGINKRLTHHIARKTFASTVLLYNDVPMEIVSELLGHSNMTITQESYGKVVQKKVSEEMNKLKLKITEYH; encoded by the coding sequence ATGACAACAGAAAACTTCAACATTTTATTTGTTCAAGCAAAAAATAGAACTAATAAGAAAAACCAATCTCCATTATATTGTAGAATTACTTTAAATGGAATTAGAAAACAATTTAGTACAGGCATCCATATTGAAAGTATATATTGGAATTCCAAAAAACAATTTGTTTTAAAGACTCATAAAACAGCATCACTTTACAATTCCTTACTTGATAATATAAAATCAAAAATTAATAATGCTTATGGAGTTTTAAAATTAGAAGACAACGTATTTACAATTCAAGACATTCTTGATAAATACCTTGGTAAAGAAATCAAGAAAAAAGAAAACATACTCTACTATTACAAACAGTATTTATTGAAAATAAAAAAATTAGTAGGACTAGAACTTAAAGATAGTACCTATAACAAATTTGTATATGTTGGAAATCATCTTGAAGCATTTTTGAAATGGAAATTTAGAAAAACTGACTTTCCACTAGATGAATTGGGTTTGCAGTTTTTGGATGATTTTGAGTACTATTTAAAGACTGAAAAGAAACAAAGTCAAATTACCATCAATAAAACTATTCAAAGGTTTAGAACGCCCATTAAACAAGCGATTTCAGAAGGTTATTTAGATAGAGACCCCTTTATATTACATAAGCCCAAAACAGTCCGTAAAACAGTTATATTTCTATCTACAGCGGAACTGAAAACCTTTGAAGAAGCTATTATGAGTCAAAAAAGATTGAGTTTTGTGCAAGATCTATTTATTTTCTGTTGCTACACAGGTTTAGCATATAATGAAATGGCTAACCTAAGAAAACAACATATTCAAATAGGATTTGATGGAATGAATTGGATTCAGATGATGCGTGAGAAAACACAAGGTCAAATCTCTATTCCTATACTACCTAAAGCGCAGGAAATCATAGAAAAATACACTTCTGATAATAATCGCATATTTCCAACTATTAGCAATCAGAAATTCAATTCCTACCTCAAAGAGATTGCTGATATTTCAGGAATCAATAAACGATTAACCCATCACATTGCTAGAAAAACTTTTGCATCAACAGTTCTATTATATAATGATGTGCCTATGGAAATAGTATCAGAACTATTGGGTCACTCTAATATGACAATAACACAGGAAAGCTATGGTAAGGTGGTTCAAAAGAAAGTTAGCGAGGAGATGAATAAATTAAAGTTAAAAATTACAGAATATCACTAA
- a CDS encoding helix-turn-helix transcriptional regulator — protein sequence MAKGFTQEQLANELGIEISQISRIERGVINTSITTLYSISKVLNIDISELFVCDGN from the coding sequence TTGGCTAAGGGTTTTACTCAAGAACAATTGGCTAATGAACTAGGTATTGAGATTTCTCAAATTAGTAGAATTGAAAGAGGTGTGATTAACACCTCTATTACAACCCTTTATTCTATTTCTAAAGTTTTAAATATTGATATTTCTGAACTCTTTGTTTGTGATGGAAACTAA